Proteins from a single region of Harmonia axyridis chromosome 4, icHarAxyr1.1, whole genome shotgun sequence:
- the LOC123677833 gene encoding putative carbonic anhydrase-like protein 1 translates to MSNKPCSCGAKKGNSSAISSPINIIEKDVKPAPDEYKEAFEITGLDKMLCTEIKNDGEQIMLRICPKQSPVIIGGALSHSEYIIDRIDFHWGSSHTINNERFPLETHIFMYCTEFSGIDQAIEKEGTAALSILYEFSDITSCGICKLIPFVTQISKCVDKPIPYCTQDPQLFRPINLGLSGLFSRRSCLLPGWT, encoded by the exons ATGTCAAACAAACCCTGCTCATGTGGTGCTAAAAAAGGAAACTCATCTGCAATATCTTCACCCATCAACATCATCGAAAAAGATGTAAAACCGGCTCCAGATGAATACAAAGAAGCCTTCGAAATTACCGGCCTGGACAAGATGCTGTGCACCGAAATCAAAAACGATGGAGAACAGATCATGCTGAGGATTTGTCCTAAGCAGAGCCCTGTTATTATCGGAGGGGCACTCAGTCACTCCGAGTACATTATCGATCGTATCGACTTTCACTGGGGCTCTTCCCATACCATCAACAACGAAAGATTTCCACTGGAAACGCACATCTTTATGTACTGCACTGAGTTTTCAGGAATCGACCAAGCTATTGAAAAGGAGGGCACAGCAGCTCTATCTATTTTATATGAATTCTCAGACATAACAAGTTGTGGAATCTGCAAATTGATTCCATTCGTGACTCAAATCAGCAAATGCGTGGACAAACCAATTCCTTATT GTACACAGGATCCACAACTTTTCCGTCCTATCAACCTGGGGTTGAGTGGACTATTTTCCAGGAGAAGCTGCCTATTACCAGGATGGACCTAG
- the LOC123677834 gene encoding putative carbonic anhydrase 3 — MESPIDLYDDIIKNQEIEPFEIVDIEKQIYGEVMNNGECINISVSSQNSPIIKGGGLPYPEYVVSQFMFRWDSEHTINREQFAMEVQIVTIAKQCMNFDNALAKGGVAIFSTLYTLSLNDNEGLNELLPLIPFISDEIGRSVPYDVLKLSHFFPKNFNEFYRYKGSLTFPPFTSGVVWTIFKEKQPVTRPQMGLLCDIQDEDGRLIVRNNSASRNEKTVFYSSGKKNKCQYPSSQQKPKKQEVEEEGINKTFFESIFHEGPKVAKGKKKLGNGSRNSGQISENEETCYKWGYKKLNDNKSGSNKLDDNQSKYDEWGYNFSEVEKEGTANVVLQSKREIQNTKTQTDVKRKPMPTTRSNDALNYGVCCSDKNSSPSKPNPFMLDW; from the coding sequence ATGGAGTCTCCGATAGATCTATATGACGATATAATAAAAAACCAAGAGATCGAACCCTTCGAAATAGTGGACATCGAGAAGCAGATATACGGAGAAGTGATGAACAATGGCGAATGCATCAACATCTCCGTATCGAGTCAAAACAGCCCCATAATAAAAGGTGGAGGACTCCCTTACCCCGAGTATGTTGTCTCCCAATTCATGTTCCGATGGGACTCAGAACATACCATAAACAGGGAGCAATTTGCTATGGAAGTACAAATTGTAACGATCGCCAAGCAATGCATGAACTTTGATAACGCCCTGGCCAAAGGCGGCGTCGCCATATTCTCCACTTTGTACACTTTGTCCTTGAATGATAATGAGGGTCTCAACGAGCTCCTACCTTTAATACCCTTCATAAGCGACGAAATCGGCAGGTCGGTACCTTATGATGTTTTGAAGTTAAGCCACTTCTTCCCGAAGAACTTCAACGAATTCTACCGATACAAGGGTTCCCTGACTTTCCCACCTTTTACATCCGGGGTCGTTTGGACCATTTTTAAAGAGAAACAGCCGGTGACGAGGCCACAAATGGGACTTTTATGCGACATCCAAGATGAGGACGGTCGACTAATCGTCCGCAACAATTCGGCTTCAAGGAATGAAAAAACCGTGTTTTATTCATCCGGTAAAAAGAACAAATGCCAGTATCCTTCAAGTCAACAAAAACCGAAAAAACAGGAAGTTGAAGAAGAGGGGATAAACAAAACTTTCTTCGAATCAATTTTCCATGAAGGACCAAAAGTagcaaaaggaaaaaaaaagctTGGTAATGGCAGCCGAAATTCTGGACAGATTAGTGAAAATGAGGAAACATGTTATAAGTGGGGTTATAAGAAGTTGAATGATAATAAATCGGGTTCTAACAAGTTAGATGATAATCAATCGAAGTATGATGAGTGGGGTTATAACTTTTCTGAGGTTGAAAAGGAAGGAACAGCTAACGTCGTATTACAAAGTAAAAGGGAAATACAAAACACAAAGACTCAAACTGATGTCAAACGGAAACCTATGCCTACGACAAGAAGTAATGACGCTCTAAATTACGGAGTATGTTGCTCAGACAAAAATAGCTCTCCTTCCAAACCGAATCCATTCATGCTTGATTGGTAA